ATGCGTACTCTGTTGGATGGCGTGTTCACTGTCGATGACGATCGCCTGTTCGAATATCTCTATCAGCTTCAACAGCATGAAAGCATCTCCATTGAACCTTCTGCCGCAGCAGGCTTTACAGGCCCAGACATTCTTACTGCAACAGAAGATGGCAAAGCCTACCTGCTTGCCAATCAACTCAGTGATAAGCTCGATAACAGCACTCACCTGCTATGGACCACCGGTGGTTTATTTGTCCCTGAAGAAGAGATGTTTAAATTTAGCGCTAAAGGCAAACAGTTACTTAATCTGTAAAGCTGCCTGGATAAACGCCTGAAAACCAGCCTGTAAAATAAACAAAAAACGGCAATCAGAATCGTATCTGTTTGCCGTTTTTTAGTCTTTAAATTAAGAGTTAGAGTTAAGCGTTAAAGTAACCTGCGTGGTTATTTAATCAATCACCTCATACATATCCGATACTCAGATATTGATAACCACACAGCCTTCTGAGCCACCCGCTTCAATATGCTCACTCGCAGCTGCGATATCATCTAATGCGTACTCCCCGGCAATCCGGTGCTTCAACTGATCATTGCTGAGTGCCTGAGTAATGGCTTCAATTGCTGCCTGCTTTGCTGTTTCCGGCATCGCGTAAACGATCACCATACGTATCGTCAGATCCATAAACATCATCTGCTTAAATGGTAATACTGGCTCAGGCACGACCGTAGAAGAATAAGTAGCAATCACAGCACTTGTGCGCAGTAAATCTAAAGCAGCAGGCAAATTAGCACCAAATTCCACATCCACTAAGCGATCAACTTTGCGGCCTTCAGTAAACGCCAACACCTGCTCTGAAAAATCTTCCGCACGGTGGTCGACAACAAAGTCTGCGCCTGCTTCGAGGCAATATTGTTCACTTTGCGGATTACTCGCCGTGGCAATCACGGTCGCACCCGCCAACTTCGCCCACTGAATAGCATAATAACCTACTCGACCAGCTCCACCGGTAATCAGTATAAGCTGCCCCTCTATCGGGCCGTCTGCAAATACACAACGATGTGCAGTCATCACAGGAATACCCAGACAGGCTCCTACAGCAAAAGACGTGGTCTCAGGTAACACCACTGCCCGCGCAGCATCAATCGCCAGGTATTCTGCAGCGGTTCCGTGCAAACGCCCATACTGTGCCTGATAAACCCATACACGTTCTCCTATCCTGGAGGCAGAAACACCCGCACCCACCGCAGTAATGACGCCAGCACCATCACTATTAGGAATAACCGCACCGGTATCTAACAGATTAGGAAAAGCTCCCTGGCGTTTTTTAGTATCAGAAGGATTTAGCCCTGAGCAGTGTAACTGCACCAGAACTTCACCGGCAGCAGGTGCCGGCATTGCACACTCGCCAATCTGTAAAACTTCATTTGCTTTACCAAACCGTTCAAACCATGCCGCTCGCATAACTCATTCCTCAAACTAACTATTATATGGCAGGTCAGTACTCAGCCCCCAGCCATCAGACCACCATCAACGATCAGGGTTTGTCCGGTAATATAATGCCCTGCTACACATAAATAAAATATAGCCTCGGCATAATCCTGCGGCTCGCCAATACGTTGAAGCGGCAACTTCAGAGCCGCTTCTTCCGCTTCCGCCTCATCCCAGCTGCAATCCCATCCGGACATTTTCACCCATCCTGGCGCGATAGCATTCACCCGGATATCAGGCCCTAAGCCTTTGGCCAATTCGCGGGTCATCGTCACCAGCCCCCCCTTGCAGGATGCGTAGGTAGTACTACTGCCCCCACCACCAAATGCAGCCGTCGAAGCAACATTCACGACAGCGCCTCCATCCCGTGACAAATAAGGTTGCGCAGCACGAATACAACGGAAAGGCCCGACCAGATTAACCCCTAATAACTGCTGCCAGAAAGCATCATCCTGCCGCTCCAGATCTGCAGCAGATATACTGTTACGGGTCCCGGGGGTTGCGGCGTTATTCACTAAAATATGCAAGCCACCAAGCACATCCACTGCTTCAGCCACCATACGATCAACATCAGCGGTATTGCTCATATCTGCAGGAGCAGCATAAACATGCAATCCCTCAGCCTGCAAACGGGAAACTTCTTCATCCAGCTTTACGCTACCGGGTAAATCATTAATAGCTACCCGGGCACCATTACGGGCCAGCATCTCAGCAGTCGCCAGACCAATACCCGAAGCCCCTCCGGTTACCAGTGCGCACTTGTGTTGCAGATCGGCAGAAATCATAGTGCAACGCTCCCATTGTTATAAACACAAAAGTTATTAACGGTGAAGAATACTGATTACTTTCTTAATGCCTCGCTGTATAGACTTTTCACACGAGATGTCGGTTTCGAACAATTCACCTGCATTTATCACCACAAACTTATTAAGATAATCACCTCAAATAACGATGTACAATCCCAGTAAAAACAGCGCGGTAAACAAAGCTTTCTTAAACATCTCAGGTGATAATTTCTGACGAATTCGCTGACCAATATACATTCCCAGCAGTGCCGGTAGCAGACCTGCCAAAGACATAACACCCTGTTCTGCTGCAAATAAGCCGTTACCCTGTAGTGCAATGGCCAAGCCTAAAGTCGACAAGCTAAATAACATACCCATCGCCTGCATTAACTCATCCCTGGAAAGGTTAAGCGCCTGCAGATACATCACACCCGGTACAGTAAATGAACCCGTCATTCCAGTTAAGACCCCATTGACGCTACCTACAACTACAGCTATCCAGGAATGCCAACCAGATGGCGCTTTACTAATATCCAAACGCACCCCCGCGAACCCCGTAATCCCGTAAACTATCAACAAAGCCCCCAGCAAACGTGTCAGGTAACTGAAGTCGATATAGAGCAAGGCTTGCCCTCCCAACCAAACCATCAAAGTAGCAGGCAGCATAAAAGGCCAGACTTGTAACCAGATTCGCCTGGTCTGGCCTGACTTTCTTTCACTTCCACCTTCTCCCTGGCCAGTACTCAGCGCCTGCCAGATATTCGTCACAAAAGAAGGCACCAGTAACAGCACCATTGCCGTCGGCAAATCGAAGACCAGCAACAGCAACGCCAGACTAATAGTGGGCAATCCCAGTCCAACAATCCCCTTCACCGTGCCGGCAAATAAAAATACCAGCAGGATGATAGCCAACGTTTGTGGTTCAGCCGACAGGCTCATACTCTCTCCTACTTAAATCACTGGCCAATACCAGTACCTATTTATAGCCGCTAAACTTTGAAACCTACTTTTATACATACTCAAATGATAGTAACCCGGCTTAGTGAAGTATCAAAACCTATACAAATCTGTCACTTAATCAACTAACACACTATCCCGATAAATTATTTTTTTTGCCTCTGACACAAGCTTCCTAAGACGCCGCAATCACTCACTAAGGGTATATATAGTCAGACCACGTGGCCCGATAATGACAGGCATATTGTTCTCTATTACTTAAAAGGTTGCCCTATGACCGCTCTCAACATGGATGCCTTCTGGATGCCTTTCACGGCAAACAAAGACTTCAAACAACAGCCTCGCCTGCTGGACCGTGCAGAAGGCAATTATTACTTCAATGAACAACAGGAACCTATTCTGGATGCCACCGCCGGTTTGTGGTGTGTTAACGCCGGTCATGGCCGGCATCAGATAGCAGATGCCGTCAGCCGACAACTGCGCAGCCTGGACTATGCATCACCTTTCAATTTTGGCCACAGTATTGGATTCGAATTTGCTAATCGTCTGGTGCAATACACGCCGGCCCCACTAAACAAAGTATTCTTCACAAACTCCGGTTCAGAAGCCGTTGAGTCTGCACTAAAAATTGCCCTGCAATATCAGCAATCCAGAGGTAAGAGCGGTAAGTTCAAACTGATTGGCCGGGAAATGGCCTATCACGGTGTCAATTTTGGCGGTATTTCAGTTGGCGGCCTGACTCCGAACCGCACCGGGTTTGGTCCTCTACTGGAAACAGATCACCTGCCACACACGCTGGATATCGATAAAAACGCCTTTACCCGTGGTTTACCTGCAGAAGATCTGAGCAAAGCCGATGCTCTGGAAGCCCTGATTAACTTCCATAACGCCGACACAATTGCTGCTGTCATTATCGAGCCTATTAGTGGTGCAGGTGGCGTTATCATGCCACCGGAAGGTTATTTACAGCGAATTCGGGACATCTGCACTAAACACGATATTCTGCTGATCTTCGATGAAGTAATTACCGGCTGGGGCCGATTAGGTTCTGCTTTTGCTGCAACTGAATTCGGTGTAACGCCGGATATGATCACTTCAGCTAAAGGCATCACTAACGGTGTTATGCCTCTGGGAGCGGTATTTGTCAGTGATCATATACATGACCAGATTGTTGATAATGCAGCGCCGGGAGCGATTGAGTTCTATCACGGCTATACCTACTCAGCCCACCCGGTTGCCTGCGCTGCCGGTTTAGCTACTTTAGATATCTACGAAGAAGAACAACTGTTAACGCGTGCCAGTGGCAGCATTGGGGAATATTTTGCTGAAGCATTACATAGTCTTAAAGACGCACCAAAAGTCATTGATATCCGAAATTACGGTTTAGTCGGTGCTGTTCAGTTTGATGCTAGTGTCGCTGCAAACGGCCCCATTGGTCTGGACTTCCAGAAAAACTGCTTCAAGCGCGGCGTGATGGTCAGAACCATGGGGAACATCGTTGCTTTCTCGCCACCACTGACAATAGAGCCAGAGCAAATTGATCAGCTGGTGAAGGTATTACGTGAAGTAGCTGAAGACATGTTTGGCTAGCGATAAAGACCTGGCGGCAAAATCCAAGCCGTGCAGCATGAACAAGCACATGAAAACGGGGTGAGAGCCACCCGCATCTGGATATGATTATCACGTAACTTTGCGCTTACGCATATCCAGTTTTTTCCGGGCTTTAGGGTGATCCCCTGTAAGCCCGTTTTTTTTGCCTAAGCGATATTCCGACAACTCACTGGCCGGCAAACACCAGAAATAAATCCAGAAGCAAAAATCTGAACTATGAAATTCCAGGCTGATGCGATTTAGGCGGTAAAGGTACATTCACCACACACAGTTCGCATTCAGTATCTCCCGTATTTCGGAAACGGTGCGGACGGCTACTGTCAAAACAAAAACCATCCCCTTCATTCAATTCGTACACCTGAAAACCTACTGTAAGCTCAATACAGCCACTGACAATTACCCCGGTTTTTTCACCGCCTGCCTGTAACATTTCAGAACCACTGTCGGCCCCCGGCGCAAAACGTTCGCGGGTAAAATCAGCCAACCGCTGAATAATTCCAGCCCCGACCAACTTACGACTCCAGCCCGCCGTTCCTACTTCTGGCATACTCTCTGCAGAAAATACCGCCAGATCTGGCTGAATGTTTTCCAGATCCAATGTAAAAAAATCACCAATAGAAATTGGAATGCCACTGAGAACTTTCTTCAGTGAACTGACAGATGGACTGACACCATTTTTCTCAATCATTGAAATGGTGCTGTTGGTTACACCGACCCGCTTGGCCAGTTCCCGCTGGGAAATCCCCTTTAACTTACGAATCGCTTTTAACCGTTCACCAACATCCACAGCTTTTCCCCGGTAACTACCTGTTTAATCGGATATTACCGGAGTGTAGCTCATACTTACACAGCTACAGTCCTGCTTATAAGCTACATTTTAAAAGCTACTGCATAGCGTCACCGGAAAGCATCTTTTAAAGCACCAAGAATAAAAAATAAATGGGTCCTTTTTTCTCTAACAAAGTGGACCTTATGAGGTATCCATTTTGCAAGTAAAGTAAAACCATAAGGAACCTGCCACAACAATAAATACGGATCGCCAAATGACCAGCCCAACACAGAGCAGCACACCTCACATACAGGAAAAACTCAGCGTTTGTCCGCTGGACTGTCCTGATACCTGTAGCCTGAAAGTGACCGTCACTGACAACGAAATCACTAAAATCCGTGGTTCACATGTAAACCCGTTAACTGAAGGCAGCATCTGTACCAAAGTTGCCCGTTATTATCCTGACTTCGTTCACGGCCCAAAACGTTTACGCCACCCTCTTTTACGTACAGGTCCACGGGGCAGCGAACAATATCAGCAAATCAGTTGGGACGATGCACTGCAGCGTGTACATCAGGGGCTGGATAACGCCATTAAGACCTATGGCCCGGAAAGTGTCATGCCACTTAATTACGGCGGCCCGCATGGCAAACTCGCCGGTGGCTCAATGGATGTCAGATTCTTCGAGCGGCTTGGTGCCACTCAGCTAAACCGCGCGCCATTGTGTGGTGGTGTACGTTCACTTGCATACCGTTCAATGTATGGCAGTACTGCACCAGGTTTACCGCCTCAGCAGGCAGAATTTGCCGACCTTATTCTGATCTGGGGCTGTAATGTCAGCGTCGCCAATCTGCACTTTATGCGCACCATCAAACGGGCCCGGGCGAAAGGTGCAAAACTGGTCGTCATCGACCCGCACAAAACCCAGGTCGCCCGGCAGGCAGATTTGTTCCTGCAAGTAACGCCCGGCAGCGATGTGAGTCTCGCTTTATATCTGACAGCACAGCTGGCAGCTAAAGGCTGTGTCGATAAGAAGGCTCTGGATGAGTACTGTACAGGCCTGCACACTTATCTGGAACATGCAGCCAGTTACGCTGATACAGATATTCAGTCGACTTGCGGTGTCTCTGCTGACGACGCTGAGCAGCTCATAGAATTACTCGAACAGGCGAACAGCATTACCCTGAACGTCGGTGTTGGTCTGGAACGAACCCGTAACGGCGGCGCAGCTTGCCGAGCGGCTTACAGCTTCCCACTGTTATTTGGCACCCCCGGTGCTGTCGGTAACGGTGTAATCGGTAGCTACGGGTCAATATTCCCAAGTAACGACCAACTAACCGACAGTGGATACCGCTCCAGCCATACGCCCCGTGAATTTAATATTATCGAAGTGGCAGATCACCTGCTGGATACCGAAAAAGAAACACCGGTGAAAGCGGTCTTTATCTATAACCACAACCCAATCGCCACACACCCGGACCAGCAAAAACTGATCCGTGCACTAAGTCAGGAAGAACTCTTTATTGTCGGCTGTGATGTCGAAATGAACGACAGCATGAAGTATGCAGATGTTATTCTTCCGGCAGCCACTCACTTCGAACACAACGAAGCTTTTTCAGCCTATGGGCATGGCTATTTACAGCGCGCTGATGCGGTAATCCCTCTCGTAGGAGAAGCACTGCCAAATACGGAAATTTTCCGTAAATTAGCAACAATATTTGGTTTTAAAGACAGCGTTTTTCAGGATCAGGATGAAGACCTGCTGACCCAGGCATTTAAACTGGATAAAGAAACCCACGGAATCAGCAGTATTCACGAATTACCTGTTGATGAAGCACTCTGTTTACAAAACGCGGAATACCGCTGGCTAACCGATGCTGTTCTAACCACACCTAGCGGTAAAGCAGAACTCTATTCAGAAAGCTTACAAGAGGAATACCAGGCGGGTTTGCCCCTATATCAGTCAATCACACAGGATGCACCTTTCCAGCTGATCTCTCCGGCGTCCGATAAACGCACCAATGCAACCTTTGGCGGCAACCCTGCATCTGACGGTTTACAGCTTCTGGAAATTCATCCGCAGGATGCTGAGAAGCTGAATATCAGTGACAATGAAACACTTATTGTAAGTAACAAAAATGGTGAAGTGCAGCTGCAGGCAAAAATCACAGAAGCAGTAGCAATCGGTGTTGTCTGTTGCGACAAAGGCGCATGGTGCCATACCAGCCCTACCGGACTCACTGTAAATGCACTGATCAGTAATACCAGCAAAACAGATATTGGAGACGGTGCTGCTTATTACGATACCTTTGTGGATATTCGTAAGGCGTGATCATTAAGTACGCCCCTTTTATGATTCATTAAATAAAGGGGCTGCTTTCAACTATAAATTCAGTTCATCTTTGCAACTCACTCTGAACCCCTCTTATGCACAAGATTTTACAGACTGAATCACTTAGAAAACGACTGCACCTCACTATCCGTTAAGTAACGCCATTGCCCTACCTCAACGTCAAGTTTTACGTCCCCAATTGCCTCACGGTGTAATGAGATAACACGGTTACCTACAGCAGAAAACATCCGTTTAACCTGATGAAACTTACCTTCTGTTATCGTTAAGATCACCTCTTTAGAATCAACTACCTCTAAAGTGGCTGGTCGTGTTAACTGCTGCTCACCTTGCAGTTTAATTCCTTCTTTAAACCTGTCAGCCATACCTTCTGCGATCGCCTGCGACAAACCAACCCGATATACCTTTTTACATTCCTTCGCCGGCGTTATGATATTAAATGACCATCGCCCATCATCTGTAATTAAGACCATACCCGTTGTGTCGGCATCCAGCCTTCCTGCGATGTGAAGTTCTGAAACCTTATCCACATTCAGATAGTTAAATAACGATGGGTAGGCCTCATCGATATTTGAACAAATTGTTCCCGCTGGCTTATGCATCACGATATAACGAAAACTACGCGCCTTTAGCTTAATGCCATTTAACAGTACTTCATTGTTTTCATGAACCTGAGTTGCCTCGAGGGTGACAACATGACCATTAACAAGAACATCACCAACATGAATTCGGTGAACTGCATCTGATCTCGTTAATTCGGTACTTTTACAAACAAATTTATCTAAACGCATTAAAAGTAATAATCAAAATAATGGCTGATCGATTCAATATAACTATATAAAACAACTACTTATCGTGAGTAATACGGACACATAACACCCAAATAACTGGCTCAATAATTGT
The DNA window shown above is from Aliamphritea ceti and carries:
- a CDS encoding NADPH:quinone reductase — encoded protein: MRAAWFERFGKANEVLQIGECAMPAPAAGEVLVQLHCSGLNPSDTKKRQGAFPNLLDTGAVIPNSDGAGVITAVGAGVSASRIGERVWVYQAQYGRLHGTAAEYLAIDAARAVVLPETTSFAVGACLGIPVMTAHRCVFADGPIEGQLILITGGAGRVGYYAIQWAKLAGATVIATASNPQSEQYCLEAGADFVVDHRAEDFSEQVLAFTEGRKVDRLVDVEFGANLPAALDLLRTSAVIATYSSTVVPEPVLPFKQMMFMDLTIRMVIVYAMPETAKQAAIEAITQALSNDQLKHRIAGEYALDDIAAASEHIEAGGSEGCVVINI
- a CDS encoding SDR family NAD(P)-dependent oxidoreductase, which codes for MISADLQHKCALVTGGASGIGLATAEMLARNGARVAINDLPGSVKLDEEVSRLQAEGLHVYAAPADMSNTADVDRMVAEAVDVLGGLHILVNNAATPGTRNSISAADLERQDDAFWQQLLGVNLVGPFRCIRAAQPYLSRDGGAVVNVASTAAFGGGGSSTTYASCKGGLVTMTRELAKGLGPDIRVNAIAPGWVKMSGWDCSWDEAEAEEAALKLPLQRIGEPQDYAEAIFYLCVAGHYITGQTLIVDGGLMAGG
- a CDS encoding sulfite exporter TauE/SafE family protein — protein: MSLSAEPQTLAIILLVFLFAGTVKGIVGLGLPTISLALLLLVFDLPTAMVLLLVPSFVTNIWQALSTGQGEGGSERKSGQTRRIWLQVWPFMLPATLMVWLGGQALLYIDFSYLTRLLGALLIVYGITGFAGVRLDISKAPSGWHSWIAVVVGSVNGVLTGMTGSFTVPGVMYLQALNLSRDELMQAMGMLFSLSTLGLAIALQGNGLFAAEQGVMSLAGLLPALLGMYIGQRIRQKLSPEMFKKALFTALFLLGLYIVI
- a CDS encoding aminotransferase class III-fold pyridoxal phosphate-dependent enzyme, producing MTALNMDAFWMPFTANKDFKQQPRLLDRAEGNYYFNEQQEPILDATAGLWCVNAGHGRHQIADAVSRQLRSLDYASPFNFGHSIGFEFANRLVQYTPAPLNKVFFTNSGSEAVESALKIALQYQQSRGKSGKFKLIGREMAYHGVNFGGISVGGLTPNRTGFGPLLETDHLPHTLDIDKNAFTRGLPAEDLSKADALEALINFHNADTIAAVIIEPISGAGGVIMPPEGYLQRIRDICTKHDILLIFDEVITGWGRLGSAFAATEFGVTPDMITSAKGITNGVMPLGAVFVSDHIHDQIVDNAAPGAIEFYHGYTYSAHPVACAAGLATLDIYEEEQLLTRASGSIGEYFAEALHSLKDAPKVIDIRNYGLVGAVQFDASVAANGPIGLDFQKNCFKRGVMVRTMGNIVAFSPPLTIEPEQIDQLVKVLREVAEDMFG
- a CDS encoding helix-turn-helix domain-containing protein gives rise to the protein MDVGERLKAIRKLKGISQRELAKRVGVTNSTISMIEKNGVSPSVSSLKKVLSGIPISIGDFFTLDLENIQPDLAVFSAESMPEVGTAGWSRKLVGAGIIQRLADFTRERFAPGADSGSEMLQAGGEKTGVIVSGCIELTVGFQVYELNEGDGFCFDSSRPHRFRNTGDTECELCVVNVPLPPKSHQPGIS
- a CDS encoding molybdopterin-containing oxidoreductase family protein, whose amino-acid sequence is MTSPTQSSTPHIQEKLSVCPLDCPDTCSLKVTVTDNEITKIRGSHVNPLTEGSICTKVARYYPDFVHGPKRLRHPLLRTGPRGSEQYQQISWDDALQRVHQGLDNAIKTYGPESVMPLNYGGPHGKLAGGSMDVRFFERLGATQLNRAPLCGGVRSLAYRSMYGSTAPGLPPQQAEFADLILIWGCNVSVANLHFMRTIKRARAKGAKLVVIDPHKTQVARQADLFLQVTPGSDVSLALYLTAQLAAKGCVDKKALDEYCTGLHTYLEHAASYADTDIQSTCGVSADDAEQLIELLEQANSITLNVGVGLERTRNGGAACRAAYSFPLLFGTPGAVGNGVIGSYGSIFPSNDQLTDSGYRSSHTPREFNIIEVADHLLDTEKETPVKAVFIYNHNPIATHPDQQKLIRALSQEELFIVGCDVEMNDSMKYADVILPAATHFEHNEAFSAYGHGYLQRADAVIPLVGEALPNTEIFRKLATIFGFKDSVFQDQDEDLLTQAFKLDKETHGISSIHELPVDEALCLQNAEYRWLTDAVLTTPSGKAELYSESLQEEYQAGLPLYQSITQDAPFQLISPASDKRTNATFGGNPASDGLQLLEIHPQDAEKLNISDNETLIVSNKNGEVQLQAKITEAVAIGVVCCDKGAWCHTSPTGLTVNALISNTSKTDIGDGAAYYDTFVDIRKA
- a CDS encoding pseudouridine synthase, producing MRLDKFVCKSTELTRSDAVHRIHVGDVLVNGHVVTLEATQVHENNEVLLNGIKLKARSFRYIVMHKPAGTICSNIDEAYPSLFNYLNVDKVSELHIAGRLDADTTGMVLITDDGRWSFNIITPAKECKKVYRVGLSQAIAEGMADRFKEGIKLQGEQQLTRPATLEVVDSKEVILTITEGKFHQVKRMFSAVGNRVISLHREAIGDVKLDVEVGQWRYLTDSEVQSFSK